GCCGCCGCAAACTGATGGTACGAGAGCTCGTCACGCGGATCGAAGCAGCCGTGATCGAAACGCTCGCAGCGTATAATCTTGCCGGAGAACGTAAAGCTGGCGCGCCGGGTATCTATGTCGCGCCGGGGCTTGCCGCAGGGCAGCACGCCGGCGCCAAGATCGCCGCGTTGGGTCTCAAGATCCGCAACGGCTGCAGTTATCACGGCGTAAGCCTGAACGTGAAGATGGACCTTGAGCCGTTTCTCGCAATCAACCCATGCGGCTACGCCGGCCTCGAAACGGTCGATATGGCAACACTCGGCGCGAAAGCGGACTGGACCGACGTAGCGCGCACGCTGGCCGCGTGCCTCACCGCAAACATCGACGGCATTTCGAGAGCCGCCGCCCACTCTGCCCAATCGCAGGCCGGTGCCGCCACCGCCTCACTGGAACGAACGAATGACTGACGTTACCGCGAACCTCGCAGGCCAATCCTCTGCCAATACTGGCGCGGCCCCTGCGGCCCCTACCGCTTACGACGCGACCGCCAAGCAGAAGGCACAGGCGAAAACAGCGCGCATTCCGATCAAGATCGTTCCGATCGAAAAACTGAAGAAGCCGGACTGGATCCGCGTAAAGGCGGCGACCGGCAATTCGCGCTTTTACGAAATCAAGCAGATCCTGCGTGAGCACAACCTGCATACCGTGTGCGAGGAAGCGAGTTGCCCGAATATCGGCGAATGCTTCGGCAAGGGCACGGCCACGTTCATGATCATGGGCGACAAATGCACGCGCCGCTGCCCATTCTGCGATGTCGGCCACGGCCGGCCCGATCCGCTCGACGCCGATGAGCCGCTCAATCTCGCACGCACGATCGCGGCGTTGCGGCTGAAGTACGTGGTGATCACGAGCGTCGATCGCGACGATCTGCGCGACGGAGGCGCGGCGCACTTCGTCGAATGCATCGAGAAGACGCGTGAGCTGTCGCCCGAGACGCGCATCGAGATTCTGACGCCGGATTTCCGCGGGCGTCTCGATCGTGCGCTCGGCATCCTGAACGCGGCTCCGCCCGATGTGATGAATCACAACCTGGAAACGGTGCCGCGTCTGTACAAGGAGGCGCGTCCGGGCTCCGACTACGCGCACTCGCTGAAGCTGCTCAAAGACTTCAAGGCGCTGCATCCCGACGTCGCCACGAAGTCCGGGCTGATGGTAGGGCTTGGGGAGACCGAAGAAGAAATCCTGCAGGTGATGCGCGACCTGCGCGCGCACGATGTGGACATGTTGACGATCGGCCAGTATCTGCAGCCGTCCGAACACCACCTGCCGGTGCGCGCTTACGTGCACCCCGACACCTTCAGGATGTACGAAGAAGAAGCCTACAAGATGGGCTTCACGCACGCGGCCGTCGGCGCGATGGTGCGTTCGAGCTACCACGCCGATGTGCAGGCGCACGGAGCAGGAGTGGTCTGAACACCCCACGCTGCAACTCGGAGAAGTCTCGCAAAGCCCGCTTTTTAGCGGGCTTTTTTGTTGCCCGTCATCGGGATGTTCCCGTTGAGAAATGGTTCGGACTACATCGTTCGGCATATTGATGTAGCGCGGTTTGCCAGGCACGATGCCTGTTCTTCGAACACATTGCGAGGGCATCCGATGAGTGATCTTTTTGTCGGTTAGACAAACGGCGGACGGCAAACGTCCGCACAATACGCTCC
The nucleotide sequence above comes from Paraburkholderia sp. SOS3. Encoded proteins:
- the lipB gene encoding lipoyl(octanoyl) transferase LipB is translated as MCATPVTLPVAPSGTAAAGAAPSETASVEIPEGAATASGSARAAVAAPVLLRWRGVEPYQQSFDAMRAFTGSRTAETVDEIWLVEHPPVFTLGQAGNPAHLLAADSGIPLVQVDRGGQITYHGPGQVVAYLLLDLRRRKLMVRELVTRIEAAVIETLAAYNLAGERKAGAPGIYVAPGLAAGQHAGAKIAALGLKIRNGCSYHGVSLNVKMDLEPFLAINPCGYAGLETVDMATLGAKADWTDVARTLAACLTANIDGISRAAAHSAQSQAGAATASLERTND
- the lipA gene encoding lipoyl synthase; this translates as MTDVTANLAGQSSANTGAAPAAPTAYDATAKQKAQAKTARIPIKIVPIEKLKKPDWIRVKAATGNSRFYEIKQILREHNLHTVCEEASCPNIGECFGKGTATFMIMGDKCTRRCPFCDVGHGRPDPLDADEPLNLARTIAALRLKYVVITSVDRDDLRDGGAAHFVECIEKTRELSPETRIEILTPDFRGRLDRALGILNAAPPDVMNHNLETVPRLYKEARPGSDYAHSLKLLKDFKALHPDVATKSGLMVGLGETEEEILQVMRDLRAHDVDMLTIGQYLQPSEHHLPVRAYVHPDTFRMYEEEAYKMGFTHAAVGAMVRSSYHADVQAHGAGVV